In Hyperolius riggenbachi isolate aHypRig1 chromosome 10, aHypRig1.pri, whole genome shotgun sequence, a genomic segment contains:
- the LOC137536800 gene encoding histone H2A type 2-B-like — MSGRGKQGGKARAKAKTRSSRAGLQFPVGRVHRLLRKGNYAERVGAGAPVYLAAVLEYLTAEILWLLAVRNDEELNKLLGGVTIAQGGVLPNIQAVLLPKKTESHKAAKSK; from the exons ATGTCTGGACGCGGCAAACAAGGCGGCAAGGCCCGTGCTAAGGCCAAGACTCGCTCCTCCCGGGCCGGCCTGCAGTTCCCAGTCGGCCGTGTTCACCGTCTGCTGAGGAAGGGCAACTATGCGGAGCGGGTGGGGGCCGGAGCTCCGGTCTATCTGGCCGCAGTGCTGGAGTACCTGACCGCTGAGATCCTGTGGCTG CTGGCTGTCCGCAACGACGAGGAGCTCAACAAGCTGCTGGGTGGGGTGACCATCGCCCAGGGGGGAGTCCTGCCCAACATCCAGGccgtgctgctgcccaagaagaCCGAGAGCCACAAGGCGGCCAAGAGCAAGTAA
- the LOC137536283 gene encoding histone H2B 1.1-like produces the protein MPEPAKSAPAPKKGSKKAVSKNQKKDGKKRRKSRKESYAIYVYKVLKQVHPDTGISSKAMSIMNSFVNDIFERIAGEASRLAHYNKRHTITSREIQTAVRLLLPGELAKHAVSEGTKAVTKYTSAK, from the coding sequence ATGCCTGAGCCAGCCAAGTCCGCTCCTGCCCCCAAGAAGGGCTCCAAGAAAGCTGTGAGCAAGAACCAGAAGAAGGACGGCAAGAAGCGTAGGAAGAGCAGGAAGGAGAGTTACGCCATCTACGTGtacaaggtgctgaagcaggtacATCCCGACACCGGCATCTCCTCCAAGGCCATGAGCATCATGAACTCCTTCGTCAATGACATCTTCGAGCGCATCGCTGGGGAAGCTTCCCGTCTGGCTCATTACAACAAGCGCCACACTATCACCTCCCGGGAGATCCAGACCGCCGTCCGCCTGCTGCTGCCGGGAGAGCTGGCCAAGCACGCCGTGTCCGAGGGCACCAAGGCCGTCACCAAGTACACCAGCGCCAAGTAA
- the LOC137536285 gene encoding histone H3 — MARTKQTARKSTGGKAPRKQLATKAARKSAPATGGVKKPHRYRPGTVALREIRRYQKSTELLIRKLPFQRLVREIAQDFKTDLRFQSSAVMALQEASEAYLVGLFEDTNLCAIHAKRVTIMPKDIQLARRIRGERA; from the coding sequence ATGGCCAGAACCAAGCAGACAGCCCGCAAGTCCACCGGCGGGAAGGCTCCCCGCAAGCAGCTGGCTACTAAAGCCGCCCGTAAGAGCGCTCCAGCCACCGGCGGAGTGAAGAAGCCCCACCGCTACCGGCCCGGCACTGTGGCTCTCCGCGAGATCCGCCGCTACCAGAAATCCACCGAGCTGCTAATCCGCAAGCTGCCCTTCCAGCGCCTGGTGCGGGAGATCGCTCAGGACTTCAAGACCGACCTGCGCTTCCAGAGCTCGGCCGTCATGGCTCTGCAGGAGGCTAGCGAGGCTTATCTGGTGGGGCTCTTCGAGGACACCAACCTGTGCGCCATCCACGCCAAGAGGGTCACCATCATGCCCAAAGACATCCAGCTGGCCCGCAGGATCCGCGGCGAGAGGGCCTAA
- the LOC137536286 gene encoding histone H1C-like, producing the protein MAETAPAATPPAAEPAAKKKQSKKAATGGAKKASNKPSGPSVSDLIVRAVSASKERSGVSLAALKKALAAGGYDVEKNNSRLKLAVRSLLTKGTLVHVKGTGASGSFKISKKEGSKDKAAAKKKPSAAAKSKKPAAAAKSPKKAKKAPSAAKKSPKKAAKKPAAAKSPAKKAAKPKAAKSPAKKAAKPKAAKSPAKKAAKPKAAKSPAKKAAKPKKAAPKKK; encoded by the coding sequence ATGGCAGAGACCGCACCAGCAGCCACCCCTCCCGCAGCGGAGCCCGCCGCCAAGAAGAAGCAGAGCAAGAAGGCGGCAACCGGAGGAGCCAAGAAAGCCAGCAACAAGCCTTCCGGTCCCAGCGTGTCCGATCTGATCGTCAGAGCCGTGTCCGCCTCTAAGGAGCGCAGCGGGGTCTCCCTGGCCGCCCTGAAGAAGGCTCTGGCTGCCGGAGGATACGATGTAGAGAAGAATAACAGCCGCCTCAAGCTGGCCGTCAGGAGCTTGCTGACAAAGGGCACCCTTGTCCATGTCAAAGGTACCGGCGCCTCCGGCTCCTtcaagatcagcaagaaggagggcagcaaagacaaGGCGGCCGCCAAGAAAAAGCCGTCCGCTGCGGCTAAGTCCAAGAAGCCGGCTGCTGCGGCCAAGTCTCCAAAGAAAGCTAAGAAAGCCCCCAGTGCTGCCAAGAAGAGTCCGAAGAAAGCGGCCAAGAAACCTGCAGCCGCTAAGAGCCCGGCTAAGAAGGCAGCCAAGCCTAAAGCCGCTAAGAGCCCGGCAAAGAAGGCAGCCAAGCCTAAAGCCGCTAAGAGCCCGGCAAAGAAGGCAGCCAAGCCTAAAGCCGCTAAGAGCCCGGCAAAGAAGGCAGCCAAACCTAAAAAGGCCGCTCCTAAGAAGAAATAA